One genomic segment of Alicycliphilus denitrificans K601 includes these proteins:
- the rplP gene encoding 50S ribosomal protein L16, which yields MLQPARRKFRKEQKGRNTGIATRGNSVAFGDFGLKCTDRGRLTARQIEAARRAISRHVKRGGRIWIRVFPDKPISTKPAEVRMGNGKGNPEYYVAEIQPGKVVFEIVGVPEELAREAFRLAAAKLPLRTTFVARQIGA from the coding sequence AGGAGCAAAAAGGCCGCAACACCGGCATTGCCACGCGTGGCAATTCGGTGGCTTTCGGTGACTTCGGTCTGAAGTGCACGGACCGCGGCCGTCTGACGGCCCGCCAGATCGAGGCCGCGCGCCGTGCGATCTCTCGTCACGTCAAGCGTGGCGGCCGGATCTGGATCCGCGTGTTCCCCGACAAGCCGATCTCCACCAAGCCCGCCGAAGTGCGTATGGGTAACGGCAAGGGCAACCCCGAGTACTACGTGGCCGAGATCCAGCCCGGCAAGGTGGTGTTCGAGATCGTTGGCGTGCCCGAAGAACTGGCCCGCGAAGCGTTCCGCCTGGCTGCCGCCAAGCTGCCGCTGCGCACCACGTTCGTTGCCCGTCAGATTGGCGCCTAA
- the rpmC gene encoding 50S ribosomal protein L29: protein MTKAAELRQKDVAGLEAEIKSLQKAHFGLRMQKATQQLGNTATLKATRRDIARAKTILAEKQAAK from the coding sequence ATGACGAAAGCTGCTGAACTCCGCCAAAAGGACGTGGCCGGCCTGGAAGCCGAAATCAAGTCGCTGCAAAAGGCCCATTTCGGCCTGCGCATGCAGAAGGCCACGCAACAGCTGGGCAACACCGCCACGCTGAAGGCCACGCGCCGCGACATCGCCCGCGCCAAGACCATTCTTGCTGAAAAGCAAGCCGCCAAGTAA
- the rpsQ gene encoding 30S ribosomal protein S17, which yields MTEAKPSLKRTLVGKVVSDKRAKTVTVLVERRVKHPIYDKIMIKSSKYHAHDENGEYKMGDTVEITESRPLSKTKNWVATRLVQKAALV from the coding sequence ATGACGGAAGCCAAACCCTCCCTCAAGCGCACCTTGGTTGGCAAGGTGGTCAGCGACAAGCGTGCCAAGACCGTGACCGTGCTCGTCGAGCGCCGCGTCAAGCACCCCATCTACGACAAGATCATGATCAAGTCGAGCAAGTACCACGCCCACGACGAGAACGGCGAGTACAAGATGGGCGACACCGTAGAGATCACGGAAAGCCGTCCGCTTTCCAAGACCAAGAACTGGGTGGCGACGCGCCTAGTGCAAAAGGCCGCACTGGTCTAA
- a CDS encoding peroxiredoxin yields the protein MIKVGDQLPTATLMEYVEVEGNGCSIGPNPVDVQKAAAGKTIALFAVPGAFTPTCSAKHVPGYVEQAEALKAAGVDEIWCLAVNDAFVMGAWARDQKTAGKVRMLADGDAAFAKAVGLTLDLNGKGLGLRSNRYSMLVKDGKVATLNVEAPGKFEVSDAATLLTQAKS from the coding sequence ATGATCAAGGTCGGAGACCAGTTGCCCACCGCCACGCTGATGGAGTACGTTGAGGTCGAGGGCAATGGCTGCAGCATCGGCCCCAACCCGGTCGACGTGCAGAAGGCCGCCGCAGGCAAGACCATCGCGCTGTTCGCCGTGCCGGGCGCGTTCACGCCCACCTGCTCGGCCAAGCACGTGCCGGGCTACGTGGAGCAGGCCGAGGCCCTCAAGGCCGCGGGAGTAGACGAGATCTGGTGCCTGGCGGTGAACGACGCCTTCGTGATGGGCGCCTGGGCGCGTGACCAGAAGACGGCCGGCAAGGTGCGCATGCTGGCCGATGGCGACGCCGCCTTCGCCAAGGCCGTGGGCCTCACGCTCGACCTGAACGGCAAGGGCCTGGGGCTGCGCAGTAACCGATACTCGATGCTGGTCAAGGACGGCAAGGTCGCCACGCTGAACGTGGAGGCGCCCGGCAAGTTCGAGGTCAGCGACGCGGCCACCCTGCTGACACAGGCCAAGAGCTGA
- a CDS encoding GNAT family N-acetyltransferase, whose product MDHRPVVTLLSPTLPHEMEAVRKIFQEYADSLDVDLSFQAFADELATLPGDYAPPRGHLLLAEVEGSIAGCCALRPLDTADYPNACEMKRLYVRKAFRGFGLGRQLAEAVLDLARQAGYACVLLDTLDGMESARALYAELGFVEIPPYYHNPIAGSHYLKADIF is encoded by the coding sequence ATGGATCACCGTCCCGTCGTCACGCTGCTGAGCCCCACCCTGCCCCACGAAATGGAAGCGGTACGCAAAATCTTCCAGGAATATGCGGACAGCCTGGATGTGGATCTGTCGTTCCAGGCCTTCGCGGACGAATTGGCCACCCTGCCCGGCGACTACGCGCCGCCGCGCGGCCATCTCCTGCTGGCCGAGGTCGAGGGCAGCATCGCCGGCTGCTGTGCCCTGCGGCCGCTGGACACGGCTGACTACCCCAACGCCTGCGAGATGAAGCGCCTGTACGTGCGCAAGGCGTTCCGCGGCTTCGGCCTGGGCCGCCAGCTGGCCGAAGCCGTACTCGACCTGGCGCGCCAGGCGGGCTACGCCTGCGTGCTGCTCGACACGCTGGACGGCATGGAGTCGGCGCGCGCGCTGTATGCCGAGCTGGGCTTCGTAGAGATACCGCCGTACTACCACAACCCCATCGCGGGATCGCATTACCTGAAGGCGGATATTTTCTAG
- a CDS encoding cytochrome b/b6 domain-containing protein: protein MACGADAAAGHNGRIFLGLGLGSAHHAAHGTRLGLPTRLFHWAIVATTIALVVTAKVGGNAMPWHMRLGLLMLALLAFRLAWGLVGGHWSRFANFLYSPGHLSGYLAGRGDETRDDVGHSPLGALSVFTLLAQVCSRLRSDDQIASAGSLAHLAPGEWVDLASWYHKDVGQYLLVAFVVLHLCAIAFYTLVRRRPLVRAMVRGDKQLPRPAPSARDDLASRIGAAAILAAACVLAWWVASLG from the coding sequence ATGGCATGCGGCGCCGATGCGGCCGCGGGGCACAATGGCCGCATCTTCCTCGGCCTCGGCCTCGGATCCGCACATCATGCAGCACACGGTACGCGTCTGGGACTGCCCACCCGCCTGTTCCACTGGGCAATCGTCGCCACGACCATCGCGCTCGTGGTCACCGCCAAGGTTGGTGGTAACGCCATGCCATGGCACATGCGCCTGGGCCTGCTGATGCTGGCGCTGCTCGCCTTTCGGCTGGCCTGGGGGCTGGTGGGCGGGCACTGGTCGCGCTTCGCGAATTTTCTGTATTCGCCCGGGCATCTGTCGGGCTATCTGGCGGGCCGGGGCGACGAGACGCGCGACGACGTGGGCCACTCGCCCCTGGGCGCGCTGTCCGTGTTCACGCTGCTGGCGCAGGTGTGCAGCAGGCTGCGAAGCGATGACCAGATCGCCTCCGCCGGCTCCCTGGCGCACCTGGCCCCGGGTGAATGGGTCGATCTGGCGAGCTGGTACCACAAGGACGTGGGTCAGTACCTCCTGGTGGCCTTCGTGGTCCTGCATCTGTGCGCCATCGCGTTCTACACGCTGGTGCGCCGGCGCCCGCTCGTGCGCGCCATGGTGCGCGGGGACAAGCAGCTGCCCCGGCCCGCGCCCTCGGCCCGCGACGACCTGGCCAGCCGCATCGGCGCGGCCGCGATACTGGCCGCGGCCTGCGTGCTCGCCTGGTGGGTCGCAAGCCTGGGGTAA
- a CDS encoding TlpA disulfide reductase family protein — translation MGFKKWLVAGAVAAGVAVGAVVVLGSGQSVAPQSTFVLLDGSQQTTADLKGKVTLVNFWATSCTTCVAEMPEIVATYDKYKDKGFETLAVAMSYDPPSYVVNFTETRKLPFKVAIDNTGAVAKAWGDVKLTPSTFIVNKRGEIVKSYVGAPDFGELHKLIERLLAEA, via the coding sequence ATGGGATTCAAGAAATGGCTGGTGGCCGGCGCCGTGGCGGCGGGCGTCGCCGTGGGTGCCGTAGTGGTGCTGGGCTCGGGCCAGTCGGTCGCGCCGCAATCGACCTTCGTGCTGCTCGACGGCTCCCAGCAGACCACAGCCGACCTCAAGGGCAAGGTGACGCTGGTGAACTTCTGGGCCACGAGCTGCACCACCTGCGTGGCCGAGATGCCGGAGATCGTCGCCACCTACGACAAGTACAAGGACAAGGGCTTCGAGACCCTGGCCGTGGCCATGAGCTACGACCCGCCAAGCTACGTGGTGAACTTCACCGAAACGCGCAAGCTGCCGTTCAAGGTGGCCATCGACAACACCGGCGCCGTGGCCAAGGCCTGGGGCGACGTGAAGCTCACCCCCTCGACCTTCATCGTCAACAAGCGCGGCGAGATCGTGAAGAGCTACGTGGGCGCGCCCGACTTCGGCGAACTGCACAAGCTCATAGAGCGGCTGCTGGCCGAGGCCTGA
- a CDS encoding HPr family phosphocarrier protein, with product MIKSTITISNKLGLHARASAKLTKLAGSYPCDVWMSKGERRINAKSIMGVMMLAAGLGSQVEIETDGTQEQDAMDALLALIDGKFGEGE from the coding sequence ATGATCAAGAGCACCATCACCATCAGCAACAAGCTGGGCCTGCATGCCCGTGCCTCGGCCAAGCTGACAAAGCTGGCCGGTAGCTATCCCTGCGACGTCTGGATGAGCAAGGGCGAGCGCCGCATCAATGCCAAGAGCATCATGGGCGTGATGATGCTGGCCGCGGGCCTGGGTTCGCAGGTGGAGATCGAGACCGACGGCACGCAGGAGCAGGATGCCATGGACGCGCTGCTGGCGCTGATCGATGGCAAGTTCGGCGAGGGCGAATAG
- the ptsP gene encoding phosphoenolpyruvate--protein phosphotransferase: MTFSIHGLAIARGIAIGRAVLAASGSMEVAHYFIEPEQVQAEIARVRGGRNAVIEELQRLQADMPPDAPPELAALLDVHLMLLQDEMLVSGVKHWITDRLYNAEWALTTQLEIISRQFDEMEDEYLRERKADLAQVVERILRRMKGVAGPMAPPPSRARRQAEAGAEAEYLQGDAADVPLVLVAHDLSPADMLQFKQSVFAGFVTDVGGKTSHTAIVARSMDIPAVVGARLASQLVRQDDWIIIDGDAGTVIVDPTPIILAEYGFRQRQLALERERLTRLRHTPAVTLDAQAIELLANIEQPGDAAAALRAGAVGVGLFRSEFLFMGRGGRLPDEDEQYLAYREAVQCMEGLPVTIRTVDVGADKPLDKGYKDRSLNPALGLRAIRWSLSDPAMFRTQLRAMLRAAAHGPVRLLFPMLAHVSEIRQTLAQVDLARAELDARGAVYGPVQLGAMIEVPAAALIVQQFLRYFDFLSLGTNDLIQYTLAIDRADEAVAHLYEPLHPAVLRLVADVIAEGARQGKSVSVCGEMAGDVGMTRLLLGLGLRSFSMQPAQILAVKQEVLRVDARKLADWALQVLASDDPAAMLAQ, translated from the coding sequence ATGACCTTCTCCATCCACGGCCTGGCGATCGCACGCGGCATTGCCATAGGGCGAGCGGTGCTGGCAGCGTCCGGCAGCATGGAGGTCGCGCACTATTTCATCGAGCCGGAGCAGGTGCAGGCCGAGATCGCGCGCGTGCGCGGTGGCCGCAATGCCGTGATCGAGGAACTGCAGCGCCTGCAGGCGGACATGCCGCCCGACGCGCCGCCCGAGCTGGCTGCGCTGCTGGACGTACATCTCATGCTGCTGCAGGACGAGATGCTGGTCAGCGGCGTCAAGCACTGGATCACCGACCGCCTCTACAACGCCGAATGGGCGCTGACCACGCAGCTGGAGATCATCAGCCGCCAGTTCGACGAGATGGAGGACGAATACCTGCGCGAGCGCAAGGCCGACCTCGCCCAAGTGGTGGAGCGCATCCTGCGCCGCATGAAGGGGGTGGCCGGCCCCATGGCGCCGCCGCCCAGCCGGGCGCGCCGCCAGGCCGAGGCCGGCGCCGAGGCCGAGTACCTGCAGGGCGACGCGGCCGACGTGCCGCTGGTGCTGGTGGCCCACGACCTGTCGCCGGCCGACATGCTGCAGTTCAAGCAGAGCGTGTTCGCCGGCTTCGTCACCGATGTGGGCGGCAAGACCAGCCACACGGCCATCGTGGCGCGCAGCATGGACATTCCCGCCGTCGTGGGTGCGCGCCTGGCCAGCCAGCTGGTGCGCCAGGACGATTGGATCATCATCGACGGTGACGCCGGCACGGTGATCGTCGATCCCACGCCCATCATCCTGGCCGAATACGGCTTCCGCCAGCGCCAGCTCGCGCTGGAGCGCGAGCGCCTGACGCGGCTGCGCCATACGCCGGCCGTCACGCTGGACGCCCAGGCCATCGAGCTGCTGGCCAACATTGAGCAGCCCGGCGACGCCGCCGCCGCTCTGCGTGCGGGCGCCGTGGGTGTGGGCCTGTTCCGCAGCGAATTCCTGTTCATGGGACGCGGCGGCCGCCTGCCCGACGAGGATGAGCAGTACCTCGCCTACCGCGAGGCCGTGCAGTGCATGGAAGGCCTGCCCGTGACCATACGCACGGTGGACGTGGGCGCGGACAAGCCGCTGGACAAGGGCTACAAGGACCGCTCGCTCAACCCCGCGCTGGGCCTGCGCGCCATCCGCTGGAGTCTGTCCGACCCGGCCATGTTCCGCACCCAGCTGCGCGCCATGCTGCGCGCGGCCGCGCACGGGCCGGTGCGGCTGTTGTTCCCCATGCTTGCGCACGTGAGCGAGATCCGCCAGACGCTGGCCCAGGTGGATCTGGCGCGCGCCGAGCTCGATGCGCGCGGCGCCGTCTACGGCCCCGTGCAGCTGGGCGCCATGATCGAGGTGCCGGCTGCGGCCCTCATCGTGCAGCAGTTCCTGCGCTACTTCGACTTCCTCTCGCTGGGCACCAACGACCTGATCCAGTACACGCTGGCCATCGACCGCGCCGACGAGGCCGTGGCGCACCTGTACGAGCCGCTGCACCCGGCGGTGCTGCGGCTCGTGGCCGACGTGATCGCCGAGGGCGCGCGCCAGGGCAAGAGCGTGAGCGTGTGCGGCGAGATGGCGGGCGACGTGGGCATGACGCGGCTGCTGCTGGGCCTGGGCCTGCGCAGCTTCTCCATGCAGCCGGCGCAGATCCTGGCCGTCAAGCAGGAGGTGCTGCGCGTCGACGCGCGCAAGCTCGCCGACTGGGCGCTGCAGGTGCTGGCCTCGGACGACCCGGCCGCCATGCTGGCCCAGTAG
- the lipA gene encoding lipoyl synthase, translating to MSTPEIVREAQSAEAYNPLAKQKAAAKLSRIPIKVERGEVLKKPEWIRVKAGSPTTRFYEIKQILREHKLHTVCEEASCPNIGECFGHGTATFMIMGDKCTRRCPFCDVGHGRPDPLDKEEPLNLAKTIAALRLKYVVITSVDRDDLRDGGSGHFVECIQRIRELSPATQIEILTPDFRGRDDRALEILKAAPPDVMNHNLETVPRLYKEARPGSDYQFSLNLLKKFKALHPDVPTKSGLMVGLGETDEEILQVMRDMRAHGIDMLTIGQYLAPSNSHLPVRRYVHPDTFKMFEAEAYKMGFSHAAVGAMVRSSYHADQQAHAAGV from the coding sequence ATGAGCACTCCAGAAATCGTGCGCGAAGCGCAATCCGCCGAAGCCTACAACCCGCTGGCCAAGCAGAAGGCCGCGGCCAAGCTGTCGCGCATCCCGATCAAGGTCGAGCGGGGCGAGGTCCTCAAGAAGCCCGAGTGGATCCGCGTGAAGGCCGGCAGCCCGACGACGCGCTTCTACGAGATCAAGCAGATCCTGCGCGAGCACAAGCTGCACACGGTGTGCGAGGAGGCCTCCTGCCCCAACATCGGCGAGTGCTTCGGCCATGGCACGGCCACCTTCATGATCATGGGCGACAAGTGCACGCGCCGCTGCCCATTCTGCGACGTGGGCCACGGCCGGCCCGACCCGCTGGACAAGGAGGAGCCGCTGAACCTGGCCAAGACGATCGCCGCGCTCCGGCTCAAGTACGTCGTCATCACCAGCGTGGACCGCGACGACCTGCGCGACGGCGGCTCGGGCCATTTCGTGGAGTGCATACAGCGCATCCGCGAGCTTTCGCCCGCCACGCAGATCGAGATACTCACGCCCGACTTCCGCGGCCGCGACGACCGCGCGCTGGAGATCCTCAAGGCCGCGCCGCCCGACGTGATGAACCACAACCTGGAGACCGTGCCGCGCCTGTACAAGGAGGCGCGCCCGGGCTCGGACTACCAGTTCAGCCTGAACCTGCTCAAGAAGTTCAAGGCCCTGCACCCGGACGTGCCCACCAAGAGCGGCCTGATGGTCGGCCTGGGCGAGACCGACGAGGAGATCCTGCAGGTGATGCGCGACATGCGCGCGCACGGCATCGACATGCTGACCATCGGCCAGTACCTCGCGCCGAGCAACAGCCACCTGCCGGTGCGCCGCTACGTGCACCCCGACACCTTCAAGATGTTCGAGGCCGAGGCCTACAAGATGGGCTTCTCGCACGCCGCCGTGGGCGCCATGGTGCGTTCGAGCTACCACGCGGACCAGCAGGCGCACGCCGCCGGGGTTTGA
- the lipB gene encoding lipoyl(octanoyl) transferase LipB, giving the protein MQLRVLGRAGYADTVAAMQRFTEERTGDTADELWICEHPPVYTQGIAGKRDHILVPGDIPVVATNRGGQVTHHGPGQVVAYPLMDLHRAGYYVKEYVHRIEEAVIRTLGHYGVTGHRVAGAPGIYVRPDDPGSHVRLPQRPLRREPGSAAPVPDFTGLAKIAALGIKVARHCTYHGVALNVAMDLEPFSRINPCGYAGLQTVDLSTIGVHTTWDDVAAVLGKQLASRLAP; this is encoded by the coding sequence ATGCAGCTGCGCGTGCTGGGCCGCGCGGGCTATGCCGACACCGTGGCCGCCATGCAGCGCTTCACCGAGGAGCGCACCGGTGACACGGCAGACGAGCTGTGGATCTGCGAGCACCCGCCGGTCTACACGCAAGGCATTGCGGGCAAGCGGGACCACATCCTGGTGCCTGGCGACATTCCCGTCGTCGCCACCAACCGCGGCGGGCAGGTCACGCACCATGGCCCCGGCCAAGTCGTCGCCTATCCGCTGATGGACCTGCACCGCGCGGGCTACTACGTCAAGGAGTACGTCCATCGCATCGAGGAGGCCGTGATCCGCACGCTGGGCCACTATGGCGTGACGGGCCACCGCGTGGCCGGCGCGCCGGGCATCTACGTGCGCCCGGACGACCCCGGCAGCCACGTGCGGCTGCCGCAGCGCCCGCTGCGGCGCGAGCCCGGCAGCGCGGCACCCGTGCCCGACTTCACGGGCCTGGCCAAGATCGCGGCGCTGGGCATCAAGGTCGCGCGCCACTGCACCTACCACGGCGTGGCGCTGAACGTGGCCATGGACCTGGAGCCCTTCTCGCGCATCAACCCTTGCGGTTACGCAGGATTGCAGACGGTGGACCTTTCTACAATCGGCGTCCACACCACCTGGGACGACGTGGCGGCCGTGCTGGGTAAACAGCTTGCCTCCCGCCTCGCGCCCTGA
- a CDS encoding YbeD family protein, which produces MTTPANPPATDPRKDSLIEYPSRFPIKVMGANVNGFVHAVTEVARRFDPDFDASTIELRDSRAGNYLGVTITITATSREQLDDLYRALSSHPMVKVVL; this is translated from the coding sequence ATGACGACACCCGCCAACCCGCCCGCCACCGATCCCCGCAAGGACTCGCTGATCGAATACCCCTCGCGCTTTCCTATCAAGGTGATGGGCGCGAACGTGAACGGCTTCGTGCATGCGGTGACCGAGGTGGCCAGGCGCTTCGATCCCGATTTCGATGCCTCCACCATCGAGCTGCGCGACAGCCGCGCCGGCAACTATCTGGGCGTGACCATCACCATCACCGCCACCAGCCGCGAGCAGCTCGACGACCTGTACCGAGCCCTGTCCTCGCACCCCATGGTCAAGGTCGTGCTGTGA
- a CDS encoding ATP synthase subunit I, with product MEWRKRQPRLSVWRIVAVQAVVGVLAALLALLLTGRAQWAWSVGYGALSVVVPAALFARAMARRRTSAGAAVAGLFGWELVKIVVTVAMLAAAPRLVPGLSWLALLAGMVVTMKAYWVALLARPGVRRTD from the coding sequence ATGGAGTGGCGCAAGCGCCAGCCCCGCCTGTCGGTCTGGCGGATCGTCGCAGTCCAGGCGGTGGTGGGCGTGCTGGCCGCGCTGCTGGCCTTGCTGCTGACGGGGCGGGCGCAGTGGGCCTGGTCCGTCGGCTACGGGGCCTTGTCGGTGGTGGTGCCCGCGGCGCTGTTCGCGCGTGCAATGGCGCGCAGGCGAACGTCCGCAGGGGCCGCCGTGGCGGGGCTCTTCGGCTGGGAGCTGGTGAAGATTGTTGTGACCGTCGCCATGCTGGCGGCGGCGCCCAGGCTGGTGCCGGGGCTCAGTTGGCTGGCCTTGCTGGCCGGCATGGTGGTAACGATGAAAGCGTACTGGGTCGCGCTGCTGGCGCGGCCCGGTGTCCGACGAACTGATTGA
- the atpB gene encoding F0F1 ATP synthase subunit A, producing the protein MAAEANAPTASEYIVHHLQHLQNVKQGFIVDFSVVNLDSIAISVLLGALMLLIFWSAARKASAGVPGRFQAAVEILVEMVDNQAKANIHNAQSRKFIAPLALTVFVWIFLMNAMDMLPVDLLPWLWQHGTGDHHAYLRVVPTADLSTTLGLSSAVLLLCFYYSIKIKGLGGWIHELFTAPFGTSKNPLFAAILGVVNFAMQVIEYLAKTVSHGMRLFGNMYAGELVFMLIALMGGAAAMSLSGVLLPVGHIIAGSIWAIFHILIITLQAFIFMMLALIYLGQAHDAH; encoded by the coding sequence ATGGCCGCAGAAGCGAATGCACCGACCGCCAGTGAATACATCGTTCACCACCTGCAGCATCTGCAGAACGTCAAGCAGGGTTTCATCGTTGACTTCTCGGTGGTCAACCTCGACTCCATCGCCATCAGCGTGCTGCTGGGCGCGCTGATGCTGCTGATCTTCTGGTCGGCGGCGCGCAAGGCCAGCGCGGGCGTGCCGGGGCGCTTCCAGGCGGCGGTGGAGATCCTCGTCGAGATGGTGGACAACCAGGCCAAGGCCAACATCCACAACGCCCAGAGCCGCAAGTTCATCGCGCCGCTGGCGCTCACCGTGTTCGTCTGGATCTTCCTGATGAACGCCATGGACATGCTGCCCGTCGATCTGCTGCCCTGGCTGTGGCAGCACGGCACGGGCGACCACCATGCCTACCTGCGCGTGGTGCCCACGGCCGACCTGTCCACGACGCTGGGCCTGTCCTCCGCCGTGCTGCTGCTGTGCTTCTACTACAGCATCAAGATCAAGGGCCTGGGCGGCTGGATCCACGAGCTGTTCACGGCGCCGTTCGGCACCAGCAAGAATCCGCTGTTCGCAGCCATCCTCGGTGTGGTGAACTTCGCCATGCAGGTCATCGAATACCTTGCCAAGACGGTCTCGCACGGCATGCGACTGTTTGGCAACATGTACGCTGGTGAGTTGGTGTTCATGCTGATCGCCCTGATGGGCGGCGCGGCTGCCATGTCGCTCTCTGGTGTGTTGCTCCCCGTGGGGCACATCATTGCGGGCTCTATCTGGGCGATCTTCCACATACTGATCATCACCCTGCAGGCCTTCATTTTCATGATGCTGGCGCTGATTTACCTCGGCCAGGCGCATGACGCTCACTGA
- the atpE gene encoding F0F1 ATP synthase subunit C, protein MENILGLVALACGLIVGLGAIGASIGIALMGGKFLESSARQPELINELQTKMFILAGLIDAAFLIGVAIALLFAFANPFVLA, encoded by the coding sequence ATGGAAAACATTCTCGGCCTCGTCGCTCTGGCTTGCGGTCTGATCGTTGGTCTCGGTGCCATCGGCGCTTCGATCGGTATCGCTCTGATGGGCGGCAAGTTCCTGGAATCCTCCGCTCGCCAGCCTGAGCTGATCAACGAGCTGCAAACCAAGATGTTCATCTTGGCCGGTCTGATCGACGCGGCCTTCCTGATCGGCGTGGCCATCGCGCTGCTGTTCGCTTTCGCCAACCCCTTCGTCCTGGCCTGA